The genomic interval TAACCTAGGCGCCAGGGTAGAGAACTGCATGGAGCCTGTAATTCCCTGTCATGTTACTCCAGGCCACATGGGGGTGCTATGGAGCTAGCCTTTAATTCTACCATGCTAACCTAGGCCCCAGGGTAGTGCACTGCATGGAGCCTGTAATGCCCTGTCATGTTAGTTCAGTCCAAATGGGGACGCTATGGAGCTAGCCTTTAATGCTACCCTGGCCACAGGTGAGCACACTAATAAGGTACTGCATTGCATGGTACACTGTCtggggtgaagttgcccctagacacagatctgggggcagtttagcattttccccactaatggttaacgGTTAGGTTAGAATTGGGGgaagggaagctgatcctagatctgtacctaggggactTCACACCAGGGAGCATGGAGCCTGTAATGCCTGACATGCTATGCTACTCCTGGCCACAGGGGGGCGATGTGGAGCTTCTAGTGTTATGCTGTTAGATGTGTGAGACTGTTTATGTTTCTCCTCATGTCTCTGGTTTTCCCTGAAGACAAACTGCAGGTtaacacacaagcacgcacgtggacacacacacacacacacaccttgtgacTTAGTGGTCGTCAAAAACTCACTTCCTTTTCCTGTATTATCCTGAAGGATTGTGGGATGCCTACCTGCTGCTTGTTTTAGTCTAGTAACAGATGCAAGTATGAACTAACTGACTAAACAAAATGCCTTTTTTCTCTCTTAATTTATtcttctccctctatcccccagcTCTTTTTTCCTTCCCTCTTTCACTGCTCAACTACCTCTCTTCATCACTTCAACCCCTCCCACTTCCCTTGGTGATCCTAATAAAGTCTAAATCAATCTCCGTCTCTGTGACTGAGTAAATGACCTATGAAAGCCACACTGTTAGCTGTCCAGTTCACTGCTCGATAACACTCCTTGGACTGAATCGTGTCCCGAGTACGGCGCAGCTGATGGACACACCTAACAATGAATACTGATGATGCCTTCTTGGTAATAACCCGTTAAAGTGACATTATCCTACGTCTAACTTCAGGGTCATGTCCCCTAATCCTTTGAGTGGGCTTGACGATTATATATCAAATATATACGATTTTATCTGTTTAAAGATTAATTTACTTCTGCTAGGTGCCTTTTATGTGGTATTTGCGCTGAAGACCATCCATTCAAAAAGCCTCTACAAAAGTTTAAACTACAAGGCTACTTCCTGGAAAATGACATGTTTCATAGGGTATACTGTGGTCTGTATGTTTGTCATGATGTCGGTAGGCCTCTAGAGGGCAACAGCTGTCCACTGCAATCAGTACCATTCATCCTGGGACCGTagtcacaaagcatctcagatctagaatcagttttgcctgttaggtcataatgaatcagattatagggacagatcctggatcagcactcctactttgagGTGTTTTGTGGATACGACTCCAGGTCCTGGTCCtttacaataaaataacaactaCACCGTTCCTCAAATCAAATGTTCTGTCTTTTATTGTGTAAAAAACAACATTAAAATCACTGGCTGCCATGGCGACATGGTTAATAATGCTCAAAGTACCACTCCCTTCTTAGTTACAATCACAGGTGGCCTCCAAATTCTCCACCCATCTCCCAAAGTGTTAACTCGTACACTTTTTGTTATGTTTTATAAAGCATTGGAATGGTGTAGTCATTGGCTGGAGGGAGTTTCAACCATTAAACCCATGACAGAGTATGCAAGGCAAGTATACActcggggggagggggggggggggagggtggAGGATTGGGACGTAGCGAAAGCTGTAGGATCAACGGTAAACTAGGTTCTCTGTAAACTGTTTCTGTCCCCTATACCACAACTGAAGTTAGATggacactcacacaaacacacacacacacacacacacacacacacacacacacacacacacacacacacacacacacacacacacacacacacacacacacacacacacacacacacacacacacacatctagatATCAGCATAGAATCTTACTGGCACATAAAACTCAGTAACAGCAAAAAAAGGTGATTGTGGGTAGCCAACAGGTCACAAAGACATGGACCAATGAGAGGAGAAGAAGGACATTAGGAGTTGGGTGGGGCTTGTTCTGGTAAAATAGGAGGATCCATAGAAATTAAATTACTAGAGAGATTTAAACCCAACGTGCACTTTTGAGCGGATCACATCCTTGATGCATTGTGGGTAAATTATGACTGACTGACTCAGGGGCAGACTTGGACCATAAGCTCTGGAATTTCTAACACACTGACCCATTTTTCTCCATGACGCACGCATTATTAGATATAGAGAATTATCATTTTGTAgaaattatataatatatatatatattatataattttTTACAAAATGCTAATTGAGACAGGGCCATTGGgctaaaaatggaccagcccatctggtaTTTGCCCGAAATGCCAGTCTGCCCCTGGACCCACTGATCTACAAACGATGAGTCTCTCATTTtagtgattctatttctatgggatGATCCAAAACAAAAAAATGAATGAACATGAAGTCTCTCAGAGTAtgagggctgatctaggatcagtttggccctttagatcataatgaatcagattacatggacagatTGGCACCTGATGCTAGATCAGCACGCCAACTCTTGGGACACTTTGTGGATTACGGTCCAAGAGCTGCGTTCAATAAGCACAAAGAGGGCGGAAAAAATGTTTTCCGTGAACGCAAAAGTGAACATTCTCATTGGATAAATTAAGGCAGAACCTCCGTCCCTTCCAACTGTTGTCTAGTTCTGTGTCTAATGAACGCCGCCCAGGGAGTAAAAGGCACTGTGTTGAGCCCAGACGGCAGAGCTGTACGGcagtgtcccaaatagcaccctattccctagatagtgcactactaggcgcggctggtaacctagtggttagagcgttgggccagtaaccgaaaggttgctggatcgaatccccgagctgacgaggtaaaattctgtcgttctgcccctgggtAAATCTTAactggcctagttaaataaaggttcaattaaaaaaaaaaaatgtaaaacttcTGACCAGAGATAGGctctagatagggaatagggtgcaattcgTGATACACGATATTTACTCTTCTGcatcctcctctgcttcctcgtCTTCTCTTCCCACCTTAACCCTGATTGGCTGTGAGGTGGCGGAGTGGGCGTGTCTTTATGTACAGACACGCCTCTTATCGTCAAACAGTCTGCGGACGGTATAGACCTGAGAGAGGAGGAACGGACAGTTAGACACTGAGATAATGTTACCCGAGTGACTGATTACACTAGTATAGCGTGTCTATAACTAGTATAGCGTGTCTATAACTAGTATAGCGTGTCTATAACTAGTATAGCGTGTCTATAACTAGTATAGCGTGTCTATAACTAGTATAGCGTGTCTATAACTAGTATAGCGTGTCTATAACTAGTATAGCGTGTCTATAACTAGTATAGCGTGTCTATAACTAGTATAGCGTGTCTATAACTAGTATAGCGTGTCTATAACTAGTATAGCGTGTCTATAACTAGTATAGCGTGTCTATAACTAGTATAGCGTGTCTATAACTAGTATAGCGTGTCTATAACTAGTATAGCGTGTCTATAACTAGTATAGCGTGTCTATAACTAGTATAGCGTGTCTATAACTAGTATAGCGTGTCTATAACTAGTATAGCGTGTCTATAACTAGCGTGTCTATAACTAGCGTGTCTATAACTAGCGTGTCTATAACTAGCGTGTCTATAACTAGCGTGTCTATAACTAGTGTGTCTATAACTAGTGTCTACAGGTtgtcctagtgtgtgtgtgtgtgaaatctgTGTGAGTGCGACCCCCATCATAACTACAGACCTGCCAACCTTGAATCATTTTAATGAGAACCACTTGCGGTGACGGCACCCCCGGCCCACACGACGACGCGCGACCCCCCACACTGCTCAAATCAAACGCACCTTTCAGCCCAATGCTGATGTTGGCAGAAGACCCCCACACTGCTCAAATCAAACGCACCTTTCAGCCCAATACTGATGTTGGCAGAAGACCCCCACACTGCTCAAATCAAACGCACCTTTCAGCCCAATACTGATGTTGGCAGAAGACCCCCACACTGCTCAAATCAAACGCACCTTTCAGCCCAATACTGATGTTGGCAGAAGACCCCCACACTGCTCAAATCAAACGCACCTTTCAGCCCAATAATGATGTGGCAGAAGACCCCCACACTGCTCAAATCAAACGCACCTTTCAGCCCAATACTGATGTTGGCAGAAGACCCCCACACTGCTCAAATCAAACGCACCTTCAGCGGTGCCGTGGGTCAGCGGTGCCGTGGGTCAGCCGTGATCCCTCCCTGATCACCTCTGACCCACCGCACCGCCGACCCACCGCACCGCACCTGTACCAGTCTCATTGTAATGCTGGGGGTCGCACTGAGACTGGTACAGGACCAGGAGACCCTCTACAAGTTGTcctggtgtgtggtgtgttacctGAGTTAGTGCGACCCCCAGCATTACAATGAGACTGGTACAGGACCAGGAGACCCTCTACAAGTTGTCCTGGTGTGTTACCTGAGTTAGTGCGACCCCCAGCATTACAATGAGACTGGTACAGGACCAGAAGGAGACCCTCCACAGGTTGTCTTCTAGCAGGTTACGGTCCCTGGCCTCAAACGCTCTCAGTACCGTCTGCATCTGACCACTTCTCTCCAACCGACGGTGTACTGAGTCTATTGActcctggagggggggggggggagaggagggagagagaggagggtggggagggggagagagaggagggggagagaggggaggagggagagagaggagggtggggaggggagagagaggagggtggggagggggaggagaggagggggagggggggagagaggagaagagagaggtgagggtggggagggggagagaaaggagtgtggggaggggaagagagaggaaggtggggagggggagagaggagaagagaggtgagggtggggagggggagagagaggagggtggggaggggggaggagagaggagggtggggaggggagagagaggagggtggggaggggggggaggaggagtgtggggaggaggagagaggagaagagagaggtgagggtaggggagagaggagaggaggggagggggagggagagaggagagagggaagggtgggggagagaggagaggagggggaagggaggtAGGAAGAAGcgaggggagggtgggggagagaggatagagaggacgaAGGGACAGGGTGAtggtgaagagagaaagagagagagggggagtttgAAAAGAAGGTACTGTGTACGTTCAGATTTTCTCTCTCTTCAGTTACAGTGAATGTGTTGAAGACATGGTCATCCATCCAATAGCCTACTCACCCTAATGTCCTCCAGCTTGTACTCCAATAGGCTCTCAGGCTCTCCAAGCCCCGCCCACTCGTCATCCCCGCCCACGTCGCTCGGCTGTCCCTCGATGATGACCtgcatttcacacacacacacacacacacacacacacacacacacacacacacacacacacacacacacacacacacacacacacacacacacacacacacacacacacacacacacacacacacactttatagtATCTCTATTCACATTTCATTAaattagcagatgcttttatccagagcgacttacagtaaatCAAATCAACCAATGAATAAAGATATACTAATACAAATAAACCTCAAAGAAGACCATCTTCTCAGAGAAACGGCTGAAGCTGTTGTCAAAACAGATCTGGTAGTCTCCTTCTTCCGTAGGTTCCACCCTAGAACAAAACAACCAATCAGAGGCGCTGACACAGAGAAAGCAACCAATCAGAGATGTGGGCACAAAGCCAACAGCAAAGCAAaaagagggggaaggggagagagcgaggtcAAAAAAGACACAGGTTGATCTGAGGTTGAACTGTGACGTCACGGAAGAGATGTTGTGTGAGTAGATTGGACCAATGAGAGGCAGCGGTACTGACATGTGGACTCCGTCTGAGCGGCGGAACTCAGAGATGAGCTGGAACCCGTGAGGAGAGAGAACGGTGAAGTCTACATCCATACCTGCACCGGCTATCACctggagagaggaacacacacacacacacacacacacacacattagaaaGGTACTTTTACAACAGCCATAGACATGAGTCACACCGCACGTCAGAGAGCTAGGATATGAAACATGATGTGTGTGAGTAAAACAGGATGTGTACTCAGTGACGTGAACCCCTCTGAATGGTGCAGGTAGAAATAGAGTAAATAGAGCTGACAGGATCCCCTATTCTCTCTGGCAGATGATAGAAATGTGTTGAACAGAAACTATCTGAACATTCTGTACCTACATACTCTCTGAGAAGCCATTGGGGCTCTGGTCACAGGTAGTACACTACATTAGGGGTCTGGTcacaggtagtgcactacattggggcTCTGGTcacaggtagtgcactacattggggcTCTGGTcacaggtagtgcactacattggggcTCTGGTcacaggtagtgcactacattggggcTCTGGTcacaggtagtgcactacattggggcTCTGGTCACAGGTAGTACACTACATTGTGGCTCTGGTcacaggtagtgcactacattgtgGCTCTGGTcacaggtagtgcactacattgtgGCTCGTCTGCATCTCTATTCCCTATCACACAGGTCTAATCTCTACACCATAGTGGAGGAACTAGGTTCTCTGTAAACTGTTTCTCTGTCCCCTGTATGGCAACTGAAATCAGATgtacactctcactctcacacccCTACCTCATTACACAAGGAAAACAAAACTCACACAGGTCTAATCTCTACACCATAGTGGAGGAACTAGGTTCTCTGTAAACTGTTTCTCTGTCCCCTGTATGGCAACTGAAATCAGATgtacactctcactctcacacccCTACCTCATTACACAAGGAAAACAAAACTCACACAGGGCTGTTCTTCTAGATATGTGAGTCTTACTGGCACAGAAAACCCATCTATACATGAACAGTCTGATGTTACAGGACAAGGCTGTATGTCATAACATTCAGTCCTTCACTagtgctgaacacacacactgcctgagaggggttacacatcaacacacacacactgcctgagaggggttacacatcaacacacagagggattacacatcaacacacacactgcctgagaggggttacacatcaacacacacacactgcctgagagggattacacatcaacacacacacactgcctgagaggggttacacatcaacacactgcctgagagggattacacatcaacacacacacactgcctgagagggattacacatcaacacacacacacactgcctgagagggattacacatcaacacacacacacactgcctgagaggggttacacatcaacacacacactgtctgagaggggttacacaacacacacacacacacacacacacacacacacacacacacacacacacacactgtcttgaGAGGgggtacacaacacacacacacacacacacacacacacacacacacaccaacacacacactgcctgagaggggttacacatcaacacacacacacactgcctgagaggggttacacatcaacacacacactgtctgagaggggttacacaacacacacacacacacacacacacacacacacacacacacacacacacacacactgtctgagaggggttacacaacacacacacacacacacacacacacacacacacacacacacacacacacacacacacacacacaatcaacacacacactgcctgagaggggttacacatcaacacacacacactgcctgagagtggttacacatcaacacacacacactgtctgagaggggttacacaacacacacacacacacacacacacacacacacacacacacacacacacacacacacacacatcaacacacacactgcctgagaggggttacacatcaacacacacacactgcctgagaggggttacacatcaacacacacacactgcctgagaggggttacacatcaacacacacacacactgcctgagagtggttacacatcaacacacacacacactgcctgagaggggttacacatcaacacacacacacactgcctgagaggggttacacatcaacacacacacactgcctgagaggggttacacatcaacacacacacacactgcctgagaggggttacacatcaacacacactgcctgagaggggttacacatcaacacacacactgcctgagaggggtcacacatcaacacacacacacactgcctgagaggggttacacatcaacacacacacactgcctgagagggattacacatcaacacacacacactgcctgagaggggttacacatcaacacacacacactgcctgagaggggttacacatcaacacacacacactgcctgagaggggttacacatcaacacacacacactgcctgagagggat from Salvelinus alpinus chromosome 2, SLU_Salpinus.1, whole genome shotgun sequence carries:
- the tmed1b gene encoding transmembrane emp24 domain-containing protein 1b — encoded protein: MDTLRKAGRGSTTCVFIALVVATCLETIRAFGHSQDSEFTFILPAGRTECFFQTAAKNVTMEVEYQVIAGAGMDVDFTVLSPHGFQLISEFRRSDGVHMVEPTEEGDYQICFDNSFSRFSEKMVFFEVIIEGQPSDVGGDDEWAGLGEPESLLEYKLEDIRESIDSVHRRLERSGQMQTVLRAFEARDRNLLEDNLWRVSFWSCTSLIVMLGVALTQVYTVRRLFDDKRRVCT